The following DNA comes from Pongo pygmaeus isolate AG05252 chromosome 9, NHGRI_mPonPyg2-v2.0_pri, whole genome shotgun sequence.
aatatttattctgtacGTACTATTCTGTGCAAAGCACAAtgggtatatatacatgtgtaaatAATGTGCCTTTCGGAAGCCTAACACCCTCCAACATCAAGGTAGAGGAACCGTCCAGATGCAAGAGATAAGCTACAGTTCTTATCCTTGGCCTCTTGAAGTACTGATTATCCTCCAGGGCTTTACGATTCATAGGGTCTAATAAGAACCTTTCTTTTATGAGTATAGTAATCTTTGTATACAATTCTGGCTTTTCCCAGTACTTGAGTAAAATACTGAATTGAGAATACAGAAGTTCATTTCTCTGCTCTTTTCCTTCCTGATCTCAGGTACTTGCTAAAGAAGCTCCTCCAGCTTCAGGCTCTAACTGAAGGGGAAGTACAGGCTGCAGCTCCTTCCCACAGTTCCAGTTTGCCCCTGACTTATGGTGTGGCCAGCTCTGTGGGAACTATACAGGGAGCTGGGCCTATTTCAGGGCCCAGCACTGGGGCTGAGGAACCATTTGGGAAGAAAactaagaaggagaaaaaagaaaaaggcaaagagaaCAACAAACTGGAAGGTACTTTGGGGAGATGATATCAGTTGCCCCAGTGACTCACCTACTAATGACAGTTAGACCTGGTACTAACTGACAGACACACACAGCTACAGATATACTTAGAGTCTCATCTGGTTCTTAAGGAGTCCTAAGAGCCCTTGAGAAACAAATGTCAAATGTATTAGAGCCACTTTGGGTGGAGAAATTCTAGCTAGACTTCGTTAAATGCAAGGGGAGCAGACTGAGacttcccccttcccccaactCTCTGGGTTGCATTCCATTTAGTCTTTCCTAGAGGCAGGGAAATGGGCTAGGTGGCCTTTGGAGCACACTGCTGGCTTGGGAAATTTCTGATCTTACAGATGAAATAAGAGGCCTTAAAAAGTATAAGGCCTTTAGCTCCTAAGCACTAATCTGGGAAGGTTAGAAAGCTACTCACAGGGCTTTGGGCGAAAGCCCCATATGCCCATTCAGTAAGTATGTAAAACCAGGATTGGCTTATTGCCCTTACCATTCACGTGCAAATTTATCCCTTCCCTTCAACATTGGGAGGGGCCTAAAGTGGGTGACCCCAGATTTGCGTTTCAGTTCTGAAGAAAacatgcaagaaaaagaaaatggagggagGTGCTCGCAAGCTGGTTCAGCCCATTGCCCTGGATCCCTCAGGACGGCCTGTGTTCCCCATCGGACTAGGGGGTCTAACAGTATATAGCCTGGGGGAGGTGAGTGAGACCAGCGATATATAGAGAGGAGAATCAGGGAAATATGGGAATGGGGTTGAGCCTTCCCTCCCTGTTCGCATTAGCAGCAGCCCCTTGCTGATCCATACCAACCCCAGAATATCTCCAGTCCCTGCAAAACCAGGTCAGTGTTGTCTGCTACACAGCCTACTCTCTGTCTTTGTGTGATTTGTCACTCTCTGCAGCCCCAAAGTGGTTCTAAAGGCTACCACAGGAAACTGGACTTCTAAATTCTTCAGTGACTTCAATCCCAGGTTGGGGGAATGTTTTTTATAGATCATCACCGACCGACCTGGCTTTCATGATGAGAGTGCCATCTACCCCGTGGGCTACTGCAGTACTCGAATATATGCCAGCATGAAGTGCCCAGACCAGAAGTGTCTATATACCTGTCAGATCAAGGATGGTGGTGTGCAGCCTCAGGTACCCCCTCTAGTAATAACCACTGTTTGTCTTTAGAACCTTCTCTGTGCCAGGATATGTATTACCTGTTCTGATACCTTACAAGGTAGATATGTATAATCACCATTTGGGTAATCCCAAGGTGCAGAAAAGTGGCTGGCCCTAAGTCACACCTCTGCCAATAAGTGGTTGAGTTTGGATGTGAATCTATTATCTGTCTCATTCTCAAACTGATGCTCTTTTCTCTTGAACCATGCTACTTCAACTGCTGACTTTGTGACTATGTGAGGCTTGATCAAGCCTACTTCTGTGAGGTACAGGCCAAAATAGAAGGAAGATTAGTTTGATACACTGCCATTTCAAGTTGGACCAAGATGGAGTTAGCAAAGAAATTGCATATTAGTTTCTGGCTGCAAATACTCTTAAGGACCTGAGAGTCTTAAATCCTAGTCTTACTAAATACCTTTTTTCATCCTTCTCAGTGCTAAGATTTGAGACAGTACATTTTCCCCAACCATCATCTCCTTATTgttagggaaaaacaaaaaaatagaccaTTTTCAGAGTTCTAAGCTTCACTGAGGAAGTTACAGATCACTAGAAAGTAAGGTAGAAGGAAGTAGAGGCAAGGTAAGGAACCTTTGAGCAGAAGCTGGGAGAACCCTGAGACGGCTTGACTTCTTGTAGATAATATTGCATCACGCCTGTCAGAGCATTGTTAGGCATAGTTGAGAGCTTATGTGACCTCAATTATGCAATAGTTTCTTTAGAAAGACTCATTATTGTAACGGTATACCATATTTATAATACATCTATAAATGCAGTGCAAATCTAATCAAAAATCCTAGTAGAAATTGACAAGCCGATTCTTAAttttctctgaaaaacaaaatgctagaacatttttgaaaaagaagaatctgtggagtttttaattttcttttttaggtcATTAACCTACCTGGACATTATTTTTAGGTGTATGAGCTAGGAATCTAGCTTCAAATTTTGTTCCAACTAACGACAAGTagctgttttttatatatatatatatatatatatatatatacacacacacacacacactaaatatATGTAATTCTTGTATCTCTTTCCAGATGATTCCTttttattgatctatttgtctatacGTGTCAATATGACTTTTTATTACTTTAgctttattgaatattttattctataaatatgttaaaggaaaatgtaaaagaattttTTATAATCTTAGGGTGAGATGAAAAGGCTTTCTTTAGCAAGACATGAAACTTAGAAGCCATAATGGAACATAATAACATATTTAACTATTAAAAATGTGAACTCTTCTGAATGGCAAAAGACACCATGATCAGAGTTAAAACACAAGCAATAAACAGGAAGAAAACGTATGACAAAGGATTAATACCAAATAAAGTGCTCCTGTAGAGTAGGAAaaagcaatattaaaaaaaaaaaaaaaaaaccccacaggcATTTCACAGAAACAGTGCAGATGGTAAAGTGTGGGCCTCATCAGTAAgtggggaaatgcaaataaaacaaaactgacaTCTTATTTGGCTCATAGGCGCATATCAGAGGGATTAATAATATCCAGTGCTGGCCGGGGTGGAGGAAAACAAGTACACATTAGTAGGAGTGAAAATTGGTAGTCTTCTGGGAGGGCAACTTGGCAGTATCAACAATTTTAATATGTGTATCATTTGACCCAGAATATATCTAGATAGTCTAGTATCTAGACTGTACTAGGTACACATTTGCACCTAGAGAAATGTGCAAATGTGAACAAAGTAACATGTAACAATGTTCATTGTAGCAGTATTTGCGATAGCAAGAAATTAGAAATAGCCTAAATACCTATCAATGagaaaatggttaaataaaatatatccacCCTTGTATGTACAGCAATTAAAAGAATGAGGTAGATTTATACATTAGTACTaacaaggaagtatcttcaaGACTAAAGTATAACATTTCTATCTTTAACGCTCTTTACTCAAATAGGGTAAAAATTTCAGTACaaaaaaagtaattgaaataGACATGACAAATACTAAATAGTAGAGCAATCCTGGACTATTTGAAATTAATTACACAcagcaaaattagctgggcctggtggcgtgcgcctgtagtcccagctgctggggaggctgaggcaggagaatggcgtgaacccgggaggcggagcttgcagtgagccaagatcacgccactgcactccagcctgggagacagagcaagattcagtctcaaaaaaaaagaaaaagaaaaaagaaaaattaattgctcacggttttttcatttattagctgagaaataaatataaaacattagaaTCTTAACCTGGCAAGATATGCCATTGGTTGAAATAAGAAAACCACCATTGACTGAAACCACTCACAAGAGAATTTATTACTGACAAAATTGACAGATCTCTAAAATTTGACACAGTAAATTGAATCCAGTGAAATAATAACCACAGAAGAAAACTAACAGTAGTAGAAACTATACTCAGTAAAAATTGCTTTGACTTTTTTTAGAAATCAGTAGTGCTCAATGTCATTCTAAGaaattatacagaaaataaattaatcctGTTCAGGATAATTTGACTGAAGTAAACATTGAAGAACTAGAAACTGTTTAACTGAACTTTCGAACTAGTCAAATAATTTAATTGACTAGATAGAACTtgttacagaaatattttcctgGCAAAAAAATCATTGTGCTTTATAGAAAACTGGCCAAATAATTAAATCAGCTAGTTAACTTGTTAGAtttgttacaaaaatattttcttggcaAAAATTCCTCAGAATTAGTGTAATTTCAATGCAACAGTTTCTTTTTATTAACATAACCAAGATATTTTTAACAttcaaaatgaaagtaaatacaATGAAATGGCAGTTTGCAGTCAGCCTGTTTCTCTTAGATCTTGTAAAACTGACTTAAAAGATTACATGGAGAGtgatctcatttgtttttaaaataccatttgtaTGTGTATTTAAGGATATAAGtaagtggattggaaaggtatATAACAAATTAAATGCTCACTTTTGGAAAGCCGTCAGCCAAGAAAGGTAGAACTGAAACAGTCAAAGGACTTTCTCTAGGTACTTggatttgtttacatttttagcaGCCCTATAGGAAAGTATTTGTGTCCCTTCTGAAGATGGTATACATCAGCTTCAAGTTCCAGAGTAAAGAAATATCTACAGAGTAGTAtgcccctctctccttccttcttgagGATTGATCTCATTGCTCGTTTGTCTTTCTCAGTTTGAAATTGTTCCTGAAGATGACCCCCAGAATGCCATTGTCAGCTCTTCTGCAGATGCTTGTCATGCAGAACTGCTCAGGACTATAAGCGCTACTATGTAAGTTGACCAAAAGCTTGCAAATAGGCTAAAAGATCACTGTTGGTACAGTGAAaccttttctcttgcttttaatGAGTGGAGAGGCCTTATTTTATAGAAACCTATCCTGGATCCTCCTGACGTCATACCAACTAGAGCCTCCACATTATCAAAGTCAAGAAAGCTTATCCTGTTTGTTCATACCACTATTCTGTTCTTAAACCCATCTTCATCTCCCGCTAAGCTCTCAAACTAAAAAATTATCCCTCTCTTGTTTAGGGGGAAACTAATGCCTAACCTGCTTCCAGCTGGAGCTGACTTTTTTGGATTTTCTCATCCAGCCATCCACAACCTGATCCAGAGCTGTCCAGGAGCTCGAAAATGCATCAAGTAAGTGTGATCAAATTCATTCCCTTGAGAAAAGCTCAGTGATCAGCCGGCCAGGGACTGGCAGTTCCTACTTTGTTCACTGACCTTCTGTGTTCAAAGCCTGCCTGCTTCTCAACCAGTATGCCTCAGTATTGGTCCCCTTCGCCCTCTGGACAGGTGAGCAAGAGCCAGGACTCCACTGTTCGCTGATTATTACTATTTTCTGTGTGTACCATGACAGCAAAAGGGGTGGGAAATCTAGCAGAATAATTTGTCACTAAAGAGGCCtgcttatttattttaggtttttgttaGCAAATATGTGTTTTAGATATATATGGgaggaatataaagaaaaattacctGATCCCTTTGGTGATAGGAATGGGTATTTATGTCTAGCAGATAACTCTCAAGGGTTTCCCTTGATTCTGCAGTTACCAGTGGGTGAAATTTGATGTGTGCAAACCTGGAGATGGGCAGCTACCTGAGGGGCTGCCAGAGAATGATGCAGCTATGAGCTTTGAAGCCTTTCAGAGACAGATCTTTGATGAAGATCAGAATGATCCCCTTCTGCCAGGTATCTTTAACTTTAcctttctggtttgaaaattgACTGTGTTTAGGCTACCTTCCCATCTTCACACATAGCCAAGTACCCTAAATATCTATGCATTGAGTGATAAAAGCTTTCACTGAATCAGCCTTGCAGAGTGCTGAGTCAGAGGGGGACCTGCGGCCTGCGTAGCTTCCTAGATTACTCACAGATGTCATGGGGAGCACCTGCGATCATAGTAAGGCAGGGTACCCCAGAAACTAAGGTATCTCATTCTGTAACCTAAGCAAGACGGGAGCAGAACACCAGGGGAAAGTTTACTGTGCAGGGAATAACATTTCAAGTGAAGTCAGTGGGGTCAAGTCAAGGCCTTGGCCCTGCCTGTGTTCCATGAATtcctcccacaaatgagtgatcAAGGGTTCAGCCTTTGGGGTCATATAGGGAAAACTCTGGGttaaaaaatggaattgaaattctCACTCTTTGCCTAATATACTGTATAAccctaggcaagtcacttaaactgTTTCAAACAGTTTTCACTGTAAAAGTATCTGTCCTATCTTAACAAAGGCAAAATTGAGCTGACAAATGCAAGGGTGTTAAGGAATTGATTGAAAGGACATGTACGTGTCTGACCAAAACAGTCTGCTCAGACTCCCAAGCAGCAGTGGAACTTAAGGAATTGTTTTCTTCAGGATCCTTGGACCTCCCAGAGCTTCAGCCTGCAGCCTTTGTGTCTTCTTACCAGCCCATGTACCTGACACATGAACCCTTGGTAGATACTCACCTACAGCACTTGAAGTCTCCATCACAGGGTAGCCCAGTCCAGTCTTCAGATTGAACAAGAAGGGATCAGATGCCACATCATTTTCGTCG
Coding sequences within:
- the TBRG1 gene encoding transforming growth factor beta regulator 1 isoform X2 gives rise to the protein MSLLDGLASSPRAPLQSSKARMKKLPKKSQNEKYRLKYLRLRKAAKATVFENAAICDEIARLEEKFLKAKEERRYLLKKLLQLQALTEGEVQAAAPSHSSSLPLTYGVASSVGTIQGAGPISGPSTGAEEPFGKKTKKEKKEKGKENNKLEVLKKTCKKKKMEGGARKLVQPIALDPSGRPVFPIGLGGLTVYSLGEIITDRPGFHDESAIYPVGYCSTRIYASMKCPDQKCLYTCQIKDGGVQPQFEIVPEDDPQNAIVSSSADACHAELLRTISATMGKLMPNLLPAGADFFGFSHPAIHNLIQSCPGARKCINYQWVKFDVCKPGDGQLPEGLPENDAAMSFEAFQRQIFDEDQNDPLLPVLDAGKSKFKERRVNVWNIKSQPLQPRLLLNFHVSIIKIQCSA
- the TBRG1 gene encoding transforming growth factor beta regulator 1 isoform X3; translation: MSLLDGLASSPRAPLQSSKARMKKLPKKSQNEKYRLKYLRLRKAAKATVFENAAICDEIARLEEKFLKAKEERRYLLKKLLQLQALTEGEVQAAAPSHSSSLPLTYGVASSVGTIQGAGPISGPSTGAEEPFGKKTKKEKKEKGKENNKLEVLKKTCKKKKMEGGARKLVQPIALDPSGRPVFPIGLGGLTVYSLGEIITDRPGFHDESAIYPVGYCSTRIYASMKCPDQKCLYTCQIKDGGVQPQFEIVPEDDPQNAIVSSSADACHAELLRTISATMGKLMPNLLPAGADFFGFSHPAIHNLIQSCPGARKCINYQWVKFDVCKPGDGQLPEGLPENDAAMSFEAFQRQIFDEDQNDPLLPVLDAGKSKFKERRVNVWFLEVKGT
- the TBRG1 gene encoding transforming growth factor beta regulator 1 isoform X1, with the protein product MSLLDGLASSPRAPLQSSKARMKKLPKKSQNEKYRLKYLRLRKAAKATVFENAAICDEIARLEEKFLKAKEERRYLLKKLLQLQALTEGEVQAAAPSHSSSLPLTYGVASSVGTIQGAGPISGPSTGAEEPFGKKTKKEKKEKGKENNKLEVLKKTCKKKKMEGGARKLVQPIALDPSGRPVFPIGLGGLTVYSLGEIITDRPGFHDESAIYPVGYCSTRIYASMKCPDQKCLYTCQIKDGGVQPQFEIVPEDDPQNAIVSSSADACHAELLRTISATMGKLMPNLLPAGADFFGFSHPAIHNLIQSCPGARKCINYQWVKFDVCKPGDGQLPEGLPENDAAMSFEAFQRQIFDEDQNDPLLPGSLDLPELQPAAFVSSYQPMYLTHEPLVDTHLQHLKSPSQGSPVQSSD